One Brassica napus cultivar Da-Ae chromosome C2, Da-Ae, whole genome shotgun sequence DNA window includes the following coding sequences:
- the LOC125582164 gene encoding uncharacterized protein LOC125582164 yields MARRFTYAEKGKAINNQSKKAPPLRIRAPTIDTTDAVRDNELTLIGRLTNPSEQKIWHLIPFLSRRWSAKGAVSCSDLGQSCFKVRFKSKEDLDYVLAHRPYHYARWMVIIQQWEPIIAPNYPSQIPFWIELKGLPLHYWNKEMLHKIGKELGSLDSFEVTPLAARIRVTIDGLKPLIKETIVEFGSGDETIVSLEYEKLANHCQLCNSLLHDEYQCQNQSDQESSHQVPVCADKRQREGRATLPGPPPLPSAPPTTQVNHPMVLNRHRDLRNQRNYSERLDRYGRPFGTRPSAKSTSMSYVRKPPAGPPKHALKEDKQIEIRNSPSDSHSYIRDRKISPPLRNTNNEYKRQTTQLRDGSRRRSLSFGNNSNGAQLVWKEKDNEDDGDHINTPFTTPVQQPEIETQTVQQLHDDIMTELQEVTFQYVNVSDPVESAARRQRVLECETQELMAKTAATLLAEAINTGNQNASNHAFYAALEQNEESPAQATEQIAAPTSGQAIEERSQLTQPRKRGRPPGRRSTNINQQALKGAGSKKRKLVIQNSPRVRKSYASQNNNEGAKESKRTTQRRKPPIPKPSSSKIPEASIAGTSREASKTRKKGKGSGPSPLPKTADFHNPPSSLP; encoded by the coding sequence ATGGCTCGACGATTCACTTACGCAGAGAAAGGGAAAGCTATCAACAACCAGTCAAAGAAGGCTCCACCGCTTCGCATCAGAGCTCCGACCATAGATACAACCGACGCTGTTCGAGATAACGAACTCACTCTCATTGGACGACTCACCAACCCCAGTGAACAAAAGATCTGGCATCTAATCCCGTTCTTGTCTCGGAGATGGAGTGCAAAAGGAGCCGTTTCCTGCTCTGACTTAGGTCAGAGTTGCTTCAAAGTGAGATTCAAGAGCAAGGAGGATCTCGACTATGTTCTGGCGCACAGGCCGTACCACTACGCAAGATGGATGGTGATTATACAACAATGGGAACCAATTATTGCTCCAAACTATCCGTCTCAAATACCTTTCTGGATAGAGTTAAAGGGGCTACCCCTTCACTATTGGAATAAAGAAATGCTTCACAAAATTGGGAAGGAACTAGGTTCTCTTGATAGCTTCGAAGTAACCCCATTGGCAGCAAGGATCAGGGTTACAATAGATGGCTTGAAGCCACTGATTAAGGAAACCATTGTCGAGTTTGGTTCTGGAGATGAAACTATAGTTTCGTTGGAATATGAAAAGCTTGCAAACCATTGCCAACTCTGCAACAGCCTCCTACATGATGAATATCAGTGCCAAAATCAAAGTGATCAAGAGTCTTCGCACCAAGTCCCAGTTTGTGCTGACAAACGCCAGAGAGAGGGTCGGGCTACTCTTCCTGGTCCACCACCACTCCCAAGTGCTCCTCCCACTACACAAGTCAACCACCCAATGGTTCTCAACAGACACAGAGACCTGCGGAATCAGAGGAACTACAGCGAGCGCTTAGATAGATACGGACGCCCGTTTGGAACAAGACCGTCAGCTAAATCAACATCTATGAGTTACGTGAGGAAACCGCCAGCTGGCCCCCCAAAACACGCTTTAAAGGAAGACAAACAAATTGAAATCAGGAACTCTCCCAGCGATTCTCACTCCTACATAAGAGATCGAAAAATTTCCCCTCCACTCAGAAACACCAACAATGAGTACAAGAGACAGACCACCCAACTCAGAGATGGTTCAAGGAGACGCTCCCTATCTTTTGGAAACAACTCCAACGGTGCTCAATTGGTATGGAAAGAAAAGGATAATGAAGATGACGGAGATCACATCAATACTCCATTTACTACTCCAGTGCAACAACCTGAGATTGAGACCCAAACAGTTCAACAACTACATGACGACATCATGACTGAGCTTCAGGAGGTGACATTTCAATATGTCAATGTCTCAGACCCCGTGGAGAGCGCTGCGAGAAGACAAAGGGTACTAGAATGCGAAACCCAAGAGCTGATGGCCAAAACAGCGGCTACGCTTCTGGCTGAAGCTATTAACACTGGAAATCAGAACGCAAGCAACCATGCTTTCTATGCAGCTCTGGAACAAAACGAGGAATCTCCTGCACAAGCAACAGAGCAGATAGCTGCCCCAACTTCGGGCCAGGCTATAGAAGAACGTTCTCAGTTGACACAACCGCGAAAAAGGGGTAGACCCCCAGGGAGGAGATCCACAAACATCAATCAACAGGCACTAAAAGGAGCGGGGTCCAAGAAACGGAAGTTAGTAATTCAAAACTCACCAAGAGTGCGCAAGTCCTATGCTTCTCAGAACAATAATGAAGGAGCAAAGGAGAGCAAACGAACCACGCAGAGGAGGAAGCCACCAATTCCaaaaccatcttcttcaaagATACCAGAAGCAAGCATAGCGGGAACATCTAGAGAAGCGTCAAAGACAAGAAAGAAGGGAAAAGGTAGCGGACCATCCCCGTTACCGAAAACGGCGGATTTTCACAATCCACCCAGCTCTCTTCCTTaa
- the LOC125582165 gene encoding uncharacterized protein LOC125582165, producing MEVKIRVQASLGITKVGGVGKYLGLPEHFGRRKKDLFTSIVDSIRQRAASWSSKKLSSAGKLVMLKSVLSVKPTYAMTCFKLPLSLIKRIQSALTRFWWDANPDERKMCWVAFSELAKSKGEGGLGLRDIEMFNVALLAKQSWRIATNPECLLSRVLLGKYCNHQPLFSVSASSSISHGWRSILCGRDLLLANTGKAIGDCRDTSLWEEPWLSSETPTRPMGPPTDETKHWRVSDLISRESGEWNKALIERTLPHAVKEILSIKPSKLGKPDALVWLPTKYGTYNTKTGYYTALSMKETTHLRPAPPQPCNWNADIWRGLFSPKLRVFLWKIVKGALPLGENLEKRSILTTSKCIHCGLRETASHMFLHCRFATRVWAMAPLLHPELITSTPDFETALKNSKKITNLPPSGLASGPLAVTPEETLTRAIKLAREWQEAQCQVQSQTTTTPPLNVVHPIEITSRNNSGGTTICTDAAWKEESNRAGLGWIFTDHAGDTITSESRSETFVPSPLMAESLAIREALLHARQMGISTLKVKSDAQTLVRAINDRKLLKEMFGIFHDILKLSLQFHVISFVFIPRSDNIAADALAKEALLASDITLLSV from the exons ATGGAGGTGAAGATCAGAGTACAAGCTAGCTTGGGAATCACAAAGGTAGGAGGCGTGGGCAAGTATTTAGGCCTGCCTGAACACTTCGGGAGGCGAAAGAAAGACCTCTTTACTTCAATTGTGGACAGCATTCGACAAAGAGCCGCGAGTTGGAGCTCCAAGAAGTTATCTAgtgctggaaaactagtcatgcTCAAGTCGGTGTTATCAGTCAAACCAACATATGCCATGACCTGTTTCAAACTCCCTCTCAGTCTCATCAAGCGAATCCAATCAGCGCTAACAAGATTCTGGTGGGATGCTAATCCCGATGAGCGGAAAATGTGTTGGGTTGCTTTCTCGGAGCTGGCTAAATCAAAGGGAGAAGGGGGACTAGGTCTCCGCGATATAGAGATGTTTAATGTGGCTTTACTAGCAAAACAAAGCTGGAGAATTGCCACAAACCCTGAGTGCCTGCTCTCAAGGGTCTTACTTGGGAAATACTGCAATCATCAACCATTGTTCagtgtctcagcttcatccTCAATATCACACGGTTGGCGAAGCATCCTCTGCGGTAGAGACCTCCTCCTAGCAAATACTGGGAAAGCGATCGGGGATTGCAGAGACACTTCGTTATGGGAGGAACCGTGGCTCTCTTCAGAAACGCCAACCCGTCCAATGGGACCGCCAACGGATGAGACTAAGCATTGGCGGGTCTCAGATCTTATTAGTAGGGAGTCGGGAGAGTGGAACAAAGCGTTAATAGAGCGCACCTTGCCTCATGCTGTCAAGGAGATCCTCAGCATAAAACCAAGCAAATTAGGCAAGCCTGATGCTCTGGTATGGCTTCCAACAAAATATGGGACATACAACACGAAAACCGGTTACTACACCGCCCTATCAATGAAGGAGACAACCCACTTGCGGCCTGCACCACCACAACCTTGCAATTGGAACGCCGATATCTGGAGGGGATTATTTTCACCAAAACTAAGAGTTTTCCTATGGAAAATTGTTAAGGGAGCGTTGCCACTGGGAGAGAACTTAGAAAAGAGAAGTATTCTAACCACCTCTAAGTGTATTCACTGTGGACTGCGAGAGACAGCATCACATATGTTCCTACATTGTCGGTTTGCAACAAGAGTTTGGGCGATGGCACCACTGCTACATCCGGAACTCATCACCTCTACACCAGACTTTGAAACGGCCCTCAAAAACTCAAAGAAGATCACTAATCTCCCACCGTCAGGATTGGCGTCTGGCCCTCT AGCAGTCACTCCGGAGGAAACACTGACACGAGCAATAAAACTAGCGCGGGAATGGCAAGAAGCTCAATGTCAGGTACAATCGCAGACTACAACTACTCCTCCACTGAATGTAGTCCACCCTATCGAGATCACTTCTCGGAACAACTCTGGTGGAACTACCATTTGCACGGATGCGGCGTGGAAAGAAGAATCAAATAGAGCAGGCCTTGGCTGGATCTTCACAGACCATGCAGGCGATACCATTACGTCGGAAAGTAGATCGGAAACTTTTGTTCCTTCCCCCCTCATGGCTGAGAGCCTGGCCATTCGTGAAGCTTTGCTTCATGCGCGCCAAATGGGCATCTCCACCTTGAAAGTGAAATCGGACGCTCAGACTCTAGTCAGAGCTATCAACGACAGGAAACTTCTTAAAGAAATGTTTGGAATATTTCATGATATTCTCAAATTGTCTCTACAGTTCCATGTGATCTCCTTTGTTTTTATTCCTCGCTCAGACAACATAGCTGCTGATGCCCTTGCTAAGGAGGCTCTGCTTGCTTCTGATATTACTCTGCTATCTGTGTaa